In a single window of the Palaemon carinicauda isolate YSFRI2023 unplaced genomic scaffold, ASM3689809v2 scaffold2214, whole genome shotgun sequence genome:
- the LOC137636069 gene encoding saposin-like protein 11 yields the protein MIGIPVTPPTISIPVTPPTIRIPVTPPMIGIPVMLLMIGIPLTPEKIGIPFTPPMIGIPVTPLTIGIYASKDWNRIPVMPPTIVNLVTPPTITITVTPPIIGIPVTSPTVSIPVTPPTIRIPVTSPMIGIPVMILMIGIPLTPEKIGIPFTPPMIGIPVKPPMIGIILTPPTIWIPVKLPTIEILVMPPTIGISVTPLTIEIPVTPTTFRIPVTPPTVRIPVTPPTIRIPVMPLTIKIPVMPPTIRIPVTPPTIGIPATSPKIGIPVMPPTIKIPVTPHRPRYQLRLQRPRYQLRLQRSGYLLRLQRSGSQLCLEPRYQQCLQRSDTRYTSNGHDTRYASNNRDTSYAFNDRIPVTPPTIGIPVTPQKIWIPVTPK from the coding sequence ATGATCGGGATACCTGTTACGCCTCCAACGATCAGTATACCTGTTACGCCTCCAACGATCAGGATCCCAGTTACGCCACCAATGATCGGGATACCAGTTATGCTTCTAATGATCGGGATACCTCTTACGCCTGAAAAGATCGGGATCCCATTTACGCCTCCAATGATTGGGATCCCAGTTACGCCGCTAACGATTGGGATCTACGCCTCCAAAGATTGGAATAGGATCCCAGTTATGCCTCCAACGATCGTAAACCTAGTTACGCCTCCAACAATCACGATCACAGTTACGCCACCAATAATTGGGATACCTGTTACGTCTCCAACGGTCAGTATACCTGTTACACCTCCAACGATCAGGATCCCAGTTACGTCACCAATGATCGGGATACCAGTTATGATTCTAATGATCGGGATACCTCTTACGCCTGAAAAGATCGGGATCCCATTTACGCCTCCAATGATTGGGATCCCAGTTAAGCCTCCAATGATTGGGATAATACTTACACCTCCAACGATCTGGATCCCAGTTAAGCTTCCAACGATCGAGATCCTAGTTATGCCTCCAACGATCGGGATATCAGTTACGCCTCTAACAATCGAGATACCAGTTACACCTACAACTTTCAGGATCCCAGTTACGCCTCCAACGGTCAGGATACCAGTTACGCCTCCAACGATCAGGATCCCAGTTATGCCTCTAACGATCAAGATCCCAGTTATGCCTCCAACGATTAGGATCCCAGTTACGCCTCCAACGATCGGGATTCCAGCTACGTCTCCAAAGATCGGGATACCTGTTATGCCTCCAACGATCAAGATCCCAGTTACGCCCCACCGGCCGAGATACCAGTTACGCCTCCAACGGCCGAGATACCAGTTACGCCTTCAACGATCGGGATACCTGTTACGCCTCCAACGATCGGGATCCCAGTTATGCCTCGAACCAAGATACCAGCAATGCCTCCAACGATCGGATACTAGGTACACCTCTAACGGTCATGATACCAGGTATGCCTCCAACAACCGGGATACCAGTTATGCCTTCAACGATAGGATACCAGTTACGCCTCCAACGATCGGGATACCAGTAACGCCACAAAAGATCTGGATTCCAGTTACCCCGAAGTAA
- the LOC137636068 gene encoding uncharacterized protein, which translates to MPPMIGIPVRHPMIGIPVTPPTIGIPITPPMIRIPVTSPIIEIPVTLQTIWIPVMSPKIGIPVMPPTIGILVKTPTIRIPVKPLTVGIPVMPPTSGSQLHLQR; encoded by the coding sequence ATGCCTCCAATGATCGGGATACCAGTTAGGCATCCAATGATCGGGATACCTGTTACGCCTCCAACGATCGGAATCCCAATTACGCCTCCAATGATCAGGATCCCAGTTACGTCTCCAATCATCGAGATCCCCGTTACGCTTCAAACGATCTGGATCCCAGTTATGTCTCCAAAGATCGGGATCCCAGTTATGCCTCCAACAATCGGGATATTAGTCAAGACTCCAACAATCAGGATACCAGTTAAGCCTCTAACAGTTGGGATACCTGTTATGCCTCCAACATCGGGATCCCAGTTACACCTCCAACGATAG